From Polynucleobacter sp. MWH-Braz-FAM2G, a single genomic window includes:
- the tsf gene encoding translation elongation factor Ts, which translates to MAAITAAMVGELRAKTDAPMMECKKALTEADGDMARAEEILRVKLGSKAGKAASRVTAEGIVASSIDGTTGALLEVNCETDFVSKNDDFLAFANECVKLIAEKNPADVAALLALPLNGQTVDEVRSALIGKIGENIMPRRFKRFAGSSKLVSYLHGTRIGVVVEFEGDDTAAKDVAMHIAAMKPVALSMADVPAEAIAVERSVAVQKAAESGKPPEIVEKMVEGSIQKYLKEVSLLNQTFVKNDKQTVEQMLKAANTTIKGFTMFVVGEGIEKRQDDFAAEVAAQVAAASKATA; encoded by the coding sequence ATGGCTGCTATTACCGCTGCAATGGTTGGCGAGTTACGCGCCAAGACTGATGCTCCGATGATGGAGTGCAAAAAAGCATTGACTGAAGCCGATGGTGATATGGCTCGTGCTGAAGAGATTCTGCGCGTAAAGCTGGGTAGCAAAGCTGGTAAAGCTGCTTCTCGAGTAACTGCTGAAGGTATCGTTGCTTCTTCTATTGACGGCACTACTGGTGCATTACTAGAAGTGAATTGCGAAACTGATTTCGTTTCTAAGAATGATGATTTCTTGGCATTTGCTAACGAGTGCGTCAAGTTGATTGCTGAAAAGAATCCAGCTGACGTTGCTGCTTTATTGGCATTGCCTTTAAATGGTCAAACTGTGGATGAAGTACGTAGCGCATTGATCGGTAAGATCGGCGAGAACATCATGCCACGTCGCTTTAAGCGTTTTGCTGGAAGCAGCAAATTGGTTTCATACCTCCACGGTACTCGCATTGGTGTGGTTGTTGAATTTGAAGGCGATGACACCGCCGCTAAAGACGTCGCAATGCACATTGCTGCGATGAAGCCAGTGGCTTTGTCGATGGCTGATGTTCCTGCTGAAGCCATTGCTGTTGAGCGTAGTGTTGCTGTTCAAAAAGCTGCTGAATCTGGTAAACCACCAGAAATCGTTGAAAAGATGGTTGAAGGTTCTATTCAGAAGTACCTCAAAGAGGTTTCTTTGCTGAATCAAACTTTCGTTAAAAACGATAAGCAAACAGTTGAACAAATGCTCAAGGCTGCTAATACAACAATCAAAGGTTTCACCATGTTTGTTGTAGGCGAAGGCATTGAAAAGCGTCAAGATGACTTTGCCGCAGAAGTGGCTGCACAAGTGGCGGCTGCCTCAAAAGCAACTGCTTAA
- the rseP gene encoding RIP metalloprotease RseP — protein MQAIVTLAAFLLALGVLVSFHEFGHFLAARFCGVRVLRFAIGFGKPLFTYRAQNKTEWVLATIPLGGYVKLLDRRNSKEVVEPVEALQAFDGKPLWQRSFIVAAGPLANFLLAIIFFAFIYVTGAPQLPAVIKAPPENSVAAKIGLNQGDKVVGWRYLDAKEDNMPLFGEFEPVPSWNSLRWSLMDAITGESGFALDVQNPAGVSSVKTFYAKDLPKISPESDPILALGILPMLSPLGQWDELKLGPLDALAFASKRVWVITKVSTRLMLGLFTGNTSIKQLGGPLSIADMAGKTARVGWQPYLAFLAMMSISVGLLNLLPFPMLDGGQLLYDAWELVAGKPITTSMQEQLQKVGFILLISLSLLALFNDLQRYISP, from the coding sequence TTGCAAGCTATAGTAACTCTTGCTGCATTTCTGTTGGCCTTGGGCGTGTTAGTCAGCTTTCATGAGTTTGGACATTTTTTAGCCGCTCGCTTTTGCGGAGTTCGTGTACTTCGTTTTGCGATTGGTTTTGGTAAGCCTTTATTTACTTACCGCGCACAAAATAAAACAGAATGGGTGCTAGCCACAATCCCCTTGGGTGGCTATGTCAAATTATTGGATAGGCGCAATAGCAAAGAAGTGGTTGAGCCAGTTGAAGCGCTCCAGGCTTTTGATGGCAAGCCCTTGTGGCAACGATCGTTCATTGTGGCTGCAGGACCTTTAGCCAATTTTCTGTTGGCCATCATTTTCTTTGCCTTTATTTATGTAACTGGCGCCCCTCAGTTACCAGCAGTTATCAAAGCCCCACCCGAAAATTCAGTAGCCGCCAAAATTGGCTTGAATCAAGGGGATAAAGTGGTTGGTTGGCGATATTTAGATGCTAAAGAAGACAATATGCCCCTTTTTGGGGAATTTGAGCCTGTTCCGAGCTGGAATTCATTACGTTGGAGCTTAATGGATGCCATTACTGGGGAGAGTGGGTTTGCCTTGGATGTGCAAAATCCTGCAGGTGTCAGTTCTGTAAAGACCTTTTATGCCAAGGATTTACCAAAAATTAGCCCAGAAAGTGACCCCATTTTGGCGCTTGGGATCTTGCCAATGCTTAGTCCCCTAGGGCAATGGGATGAGCTTAAATTAGGGCCCTTAGATGCATTGGCATTTGCTTCTAAAAGGGTATGGGTTATCACTAAGGTCTCCACAAGGTTAATGTTGGGCTTGTTTACTGGAAATACCTCCATAAAGCAGCTCGGCGGACCCCTAAGCATCGCTGACATGGCTGGGAAAACGGCTCGAGTAGGTTGGCAACCATATTTGGCATTTTTAGCCATGATGAGTATTAGTGTCGGATTACTCAATTTGCTCCCTTTTCCCATGCTTGATGGGGGTCAGCTACTGTATGATGCATGGGAGTTGGTTGCTGGTAAGCCGATTACGACATCAATGCAGGAGCAGCTCCAAAAAGTGGGCTTTATTTTGCTGATTTCTTTGTCATTACTGGCCTTGTTTAACGATTTACAACGCTATATTTCGCCTTGA
- the rpsB gene encoding 30S ribosomal protein S2: MSVTMRQMLEAGCHFGHQTRFWSPKMAPYIFGHRNKIHIINLEKTLPMFQDALKFAKQVAANRGTILFVGTKRQSREIIAEEATRAGMPYIDSRWLGGTLTNFKTVKGSLKRLKDMEVAKEAGDWEKLSKKEALTNDRDLDKLQKALGGIKDLNGVPDAIFVVDVGYHKIAITEANKLGIPVIAVVDTNHSPEGVDYIIPGNDDSSKAVTLYARGIADAILEGKANSVQEILTAVKEGEEEFVEEGNAE, from the coding sequence ATGTCAGTAACGATGCGTCAAATGCTGGAAGCTGGTTGCCATTTTGGTCACCAAACTCGCTTCTGGTCCCCAAAGATGGCCCCTTATATTTTCGGTCATCGCAACAAAATCCACATCATCAACTTGGAAAAAACATTGCCGATGTTTCAGGACGCCCTGAAATTTGCAAAACAAGTTGCTGCTAATCGTGGCACGATTTTATTTGTCGGTACTAAGCGTCAATCACGCGAGATCATTGCTGAAGAAGCGACTCGTGCTGGTATGCCTTACATCGACAGCCGTTGGTTGGGTGGCACACTCACCAACTTTAAAACTGTTAAAGGCTCCCTCAAACGTTTGAAAGACATGGAAGTTGCTAAAGAAGCTGGCGACTGGGAAAAGCTTTCTAAGAAAGAGGCTTTGACTAATGACCGTGATCTCGACAAATTGCAAAAAGCACTAGGCGGTATCAAAGATTTGAATGGCGTTCCAGATGCGATTTTCGTAGTGGACGTTGGCTATCACAAGATTGCTATTACTGAAGCAAATAAGCTTGGTATTCCGGTAATCGCTGTTGTGGATACCAACCACTCACCAGAAGGTGTTGATTACATCATTCCTGGTAACGATGACTCAAGTAAAGCAGTAACACTCTATGCACGTGGCATTGCTGACGCAATCCTCGAAGGCAAAGCGAACTCTGTTCAAGAAATTTTGACAGCAGTTAAAGAGGGTGAAGAAGAGTTTGTTGAAGAAGGGAATGCTGAATAA
- the frr gene encoding ribosome recycling factor — MSAAEIKTNTDQKMQKSLEALKTNLAKIRSGRANPGILEHIHVDYYGNPTPLSQVASLGLADARTINVQPFEKSMVAVIEKAIRDSDLGLNPASQGTVIRVPMPALTEERRRELTKVVKSEGEDAKIAVRNLRRDANEHLKRLTKDKEISEDDERRATDDIQKMTDKAVVDIDKIIAEKEKEIMTV; from the coding sequence ATGTCTGCAGCAGAAATTAAAACCAATACCGATCAAAAGATGCAAAAGTCTCTTGAGGCTTTGAAGACCAATTTAGCGAAGATTCGCTCTGGTCGTGCTAACCCAGGAATCTTGGAGCATATTCATGTAGATTATTACGGTAATCCAACACCCTTAAGTCAGGTTGCTAGTTTGGGTTTGGCTGATGCGCGCACTATTAATGTTCAGCCATTTGAAAAGTCCATGGTTGCGGTAATTGAGAAGGCAATTCGGGATTCTGATTTGGGTCTCAATCCTGCGTCCCAAGGTACTGTGATTCGGGTGCCAATGCCCGCGTTGACTGAAGAGCGCCGTCGTGAACTGACTAAGGTTGTTAAGAGTGAGGGCGAGGATGCCAAGATCGCCGTCAGAAATTTGCGCCGTGATGCTAATGAACACCTCAAGCGTTTAACTAAGGACAAAGAGATTTCTGAGGATGATGAGCGTCGTGCTACCGATGATATTCAGAAGATGACTGACAAGGCAGTGGTAGATATTGACAAAATCATTGCTGAAAAAGAAAAAGAGATTATGACGGTTTAA
- the ispC gene encoding 1-deoxy-D-xylulose-5-phosphate reductoisomerase, translating to MKRVAILGSTGSIGVNTLDVIRAHPDRFKVVALTAAKQVDLLAEQSLEFNPSIAVVADPDGALRLKKLLLEKKISTEVLCGPQGLVTAVTESGCDTVMAAIVGAAGLVPALAAAQAGKRVLLANKEALVMSGDLFMLAMKQGGGELLPIDSEHNAIFQCLPSQFTKDPSSSLGVEELWLTASGGPFRNTPLEQLESITPAQACAHPNWVMGRKISVDSATMMNKGLEVIEAFWLFGLSLEKIKVLIHPQSVVHSMVRYRDGSVLAQLGQPDMRTPIAYGLAWPERIDAGVAPLSLTQMAALSFTEPDLKRFPCLSLAFAAAKTGGTAPTVLNAANEVAVAAFLDEDLPYLQIPVLVEKVLNSTSFMKADSLELILDVDARARQSAQEVVKEILCKL from the coding sequence ATGAAGCGAGTTGCTATCCTAGGCTCAACTGGATCGATTGGCGTCAATACATTAGATGTCATTCGGGCGCATCCAGATCGTTTTAAGGTTGTTGCTTTAACTGCAGCAAAACAAGTTGACCTACTGGCAGAGCAGTCTCTCGAATTCAATCCCTCTATAGCCGTAGTGGCTGATCCTGATGGTGCGCTTCGTTTAAAAAAGCTTTTGCTTGAGAAAAAAATCAGTACTGAGGTTTTGTGTGGACCTCAGGGTTTAGTGACTGCCGTTACTGAATCGGGTTGCGATACTGTGATGGCTGCGATAGTGGGGGCTGCTGGCTTAGTTCCTGCATTAGCTGCTGCCCAAGCTGGAAAAAGAGTTTTACTGGCAAATAAAGAAGCCTTGGTAATGTCGGGCGACTTATTTATGTTGGCCATGAAGCAGGGCGGTGGAGAGCTCTTGCCTATCGACAGTGAACATAACGCGATTTTTCAGTGTCTTCCAAGTCAATTTACTAAAGATCCTAGCTCAAGTTTAGGGGTTGAGGAGCTCTGGTTAACAGCCTCAGGAGGACCATTCAGAAATACACCATTAGAGCAATTGGAAAGTATTACCCCAGCCCAGGCTTGTGCTCACCCAAATTGGGTAATGGGTAGAAAAATATCAGTTGATTCTGCAACGATGATGAACAAAGGTCTTGAGGTCATTGAGGCATTTTGGTTATTTGGATTGTCTTTGGAAAAAATTAAGGTATTGATTCATCCGCAAAGCGTTGTGCATTCGATGGTGCGTTATCGGGATGGCTCAGTATTGGCTCAGTTGGGTCAGCCTGATATGCGCACACCGATTGCCTATGGTTTGGCATGGCCGGAGCGGATTGATGCGGGGGTTGCTCCCCTGAGTTTGACTCAGATGGCCGCCCTAAGCTTCACTGAACCTGATCTTAAACGCTTTCCTTGCCTGTCTCTGGCCTTTGCGGCTGCCAAAACTGGCGGTACCGCGCCAACGGTTTTAAATGCCGCCAATGAAGTTGCAGTCGCAGCATTCTTGGATGAAGATTTGCCCTATTTACAAATTCCAGTGCTTGTCGAGAAAGTGCTAAATTCCACTTCCTTTATGAAGGCTGATTCACTGGAGTTGATTTTGGATGTCGATGCGCGTGCTCGTCAATCGGCGCAAGAGGTGGTAAAGGAAATTCTTTGCAAGCTATAG
- a CDS encoding isoprenyl transferase — MTQHSSSTLTIPEVSALPRHVAIIMDGNGRWASKRMMPRVAGHSEGLSAVRKIVQECRKLGVEYLTVFAFSSENWRRPPEEVGFLMKLFLKSLKGEVSRLAENDIALRLIGDLSRFDTAIQEMVQFSEQKTADCKALTFTIAANYGGRWDILQAMRQCLAANPNLKPEQVTEELLQPHLSMAYAPEPDLFIRTGGEQRVSNFLLWQLAYTELYFTDVLWPDFDEKELHKAFDWFSQRERRFGRTSAQLASQAMSDAV, encoded by the coding sequence ATGACTCAACACTCTAGCTCAACCCTAACTATCCCCGAGGTAAGTGCCTTACCACGCCATGTGGCAATCATCATGGATGGTAATGGTCGTTGGGCTAGTAAGCGTATGATGCCCCGCGTGGCGGGGCACTCAGAAGGTTTAAGTGCGGTTCGAAAGATTGTTCAAGAATGTCGTAAGCTTGGCGTCGAGTACCTAACGGTATTTGCTTTTAGTTCTGAGAATTGGCGTCGTCCTCCTGAGGAAGTTGGTTTTTTAATGAAGCTATTCCTCAAATCCTTAAAAGGTGAAGTATCGCGCCTTGCTGAAAATGATATCGCGTTGCGATTGATTGGTGATTTGAGTCGATTTGATACTGCCATCCAAGAGATGGTGCAGTTCTCTGAACAAAAGACGGCAGATTGCAAAGCGCTCACGTTTACGATTGCTGCGAACTATGGTGGTCGCTGGGACATCTTGCAAGCAATGCGTCAATGTCTCGCTGCTAATCCAAATTTAAAGCCGGAGCAAGTAACGGAAGAGTTGTTGCAACCGCATCTCTCTATGGCTTACGCTCCAGAGCCAGACTTATTTATTCGTACAGGTGGTGAGCAACGCGTGAGTAATTTCTTGTTATGGCAATTGGCGTATACCGAGTTGTATTTCACGGATGTCTTATGGCCTGACTTTGATGAGAAAGAGTTACATAAAGCATTTGACTGGTTTAGTCAGCGTGAGCGTCGTTTTGGTCGCACAAGCGCCCAGCTTGCTTCTCAAGCGATGAGTGATGCTGTTTGA
- the pyrH gene encoding UMP kinase codes for MPAYKRVLLKLSGEALMGDDAFGINPVTIDSMVKEIAEVVNSGVELAIVIGGGNIFRGVAGGAAGMDRATADYMGMLATMMNSLALQDALRQKGVEARVQSALRMDQVVEPYIRPRAIRAMGEGKVVIFAAGTGNPFFTTDTAAALRGAEMGVEVMLKATKVDGIYSADPAKDPSATLYKTITFDEALIKNLQVMDATAFALCRDRKLPIKVFSILKPGALMRVVQGEPEGTLVHV; via the coding sequence ATGCCAGCCTACAAACGTGTCCTCCTAAAACTATCTGGTGAAGCCCTTATGGGTGATGATGCTTTCGGCATCAATCCAGTCACTATTGATTCAATGGTCAAAGAAATTGCCGAAGTTGTAAATAGCGGAGTAGAGCTAGCAATCGTGATTGGTGGAGGAAATATTTTCCGCGGTGTTGCTGGTGGGGCTGCCGGTATGGATCGCGCAACAGCCGATTACATGGGTATGTTAGCAACGATGATGAATTCCTTGGCCTTGCAAGATGCATTGCGTCAAAAAGGAGTTGAAGCGCGAGTGCAATCAGCATTACGTATGGACCAAGTAGTTGAGCCATACATTCGTCCACGCGCAATACGTGCGATGGGGGAAGGTAAAGTGGTGATCTTCGCAGCAGGCACTGGTAATCCATTCTTTACTACCGATACAGCAGCTGCTTTGCGCGGTGCTGAGATGGGCGTTGAGGTCATGCTTAAGGCAACGAAAGTAGATGGCATCTATAGTGCTGACCCAGCAAAAGATCCGTCTGCTACTTTATATAAAACAATCACATTTGATGAAGCTTTAATTAAGAATCTTCAGGTCATGGATGCAACTGCATTTGCATTGTGTCGTGATCGTAAATTACCCATCAAAGTATTTTCGATTCTCAAGCCAGGCGCTCTAATGCGTGTAGTGCAAGGTGAACCAGAAGGTACTTTAGTACACGTTTAA
- the bamA gene encoding outer membrane protein assembly factor BamA: MTHSSRFFARFIAQILTIIALGLSLNALAADSFVVKDIRVEGLQRVEPGTVFSYLPVQVGETFTDEKGAEAIKVLYGTGFFRDVQIQAQGNVLIVIVEERPTISRIEFTGMKEFEPDVVRKSLKAVGVAEARFYDKALIDKAEQELKRSYVGKGMYAAEVVATVTPLERNQVAVYFNVDEGPIAKIQEINFIGNEEFSESTLRSEMQLKTGGWLSWYSKDNLYSKQKLTADLETIRSYYLNRGYLEFVIESTQVSITPDKKGIYLTISIREGKKFTVKDVRLAGETLGKEAELMQLVTIKPGDTFSSARLTESTKSIAEVLGSYGYAFATINPQPDIRRDIAEVDLTLVVDPGRRIYVRQVAISGNAKTRDVVIRREMRQFESSWFDSDKIDLSKKRLGRLGYFTETDITTEDVPGSPDQVDVNVKVTEKPTGAITLGAGFSSTEKLILSAGVNQDNAFGTGTSIGLNAALGKVNQNLTLSNYDPYFTEEGISRYTDFYYRSSKPLYYIGDPDYQIKSVGSNIKFGVPYTEVDRVFFGTGIEVFSIYATTNTPIPYQNYVTSYGGTVPGRLQTYNVPLTVGWARDGRDSALIPSEGSLQQLSAEVGTPIGDLTFYRVYGQYQKYHSFSKGNILSFNGEVGYGEAYGNKLFPITKNYFVGGIGSVRGYSPGSLGPQYYNTVTNSYQPTGGQSKIVANVEYTFPVPGSGVDKTLRMFTFVDGGNAFGENINLVLRYSYGLGISWISPLGPLKFSYGIPYKSQPTDNIQRLQFQVGTAF; this comes from the coding sequence CTGACACATTCTTCCCGTTTTTTTGCTCGTTTTATTGCTCAAATCCTCACGATTATTGCTTTGGGTTTGAGCTTGAATGCACTAGCAGCAGATTCTTTTGTGGTGAAAGATATTCGTGTTGAAGGTTTGCAACGTGTCGAGCCAGGCACAGTGTTTAGTTATTTGCCAGTCCAGGTAGGTGAAACATTTACCGATGAAAAAGGTGCTGAGGCTATTAAAGTACTTTATGGCACGGGCTTTTTCAGAGACGTTCAGATTCAAGCGCAAGGCAATGTTTTGATTGTGATTGTTGAAGAGCGTCCGACAATATCTCGCATTGAATTTACAGGCATGAAAGAATTTGAGCCCGATGTAGTACGCAAGTCCTTGAAAGCGGTTGGCGTGGCAGAGGCGCGTTTTTATGACAAGGCTTTAATTGATAAGGCTGAGCAGGAGCTAAAGCGTTCATACGTCGGTAAAGGAATGTATGCCGCTGAAGTTGTTGCCACAGTTACCCCTTTAGAGCGTAATCAAGTGGCCGTTTACTTTAACGTTGATGAGGGTCCAATTGCCAAAATTCAAGAAATCAATTTTATTGGCAATGAAGAATTTAGTGAGAGCACCTTAAGAAGCGAGATGCAATTAAAGACAGGTGGCTGGTTGTCTTGGTATAGCAAAGATAATCTCTACTCAAAACAAAAGCTCACTGCAGACCTAGAAACTATTCGTTCTTATTATCTGAATCGTGGCTATCTTGAGTTCGTCATTGAATCTACTCAAGTGTCGATTACTCCCGATAAAAAAGGTATCTATCTCACGATCAGTATTCGTGAGGGTAAAAAGTTTACGGTTAAAGATGTGCGATTGGCTGGTGAAACCCTCGGCAAAGAAGCCGAGTTAATGCAGTTGGTCACTATAAAGCCCGGTGATACTTTCTCATCTGCCCGCTTGACTGAGAGTACCAAATCAATTGCCGAGGTTTTGGGTTCTTATGGATACGCTTTCGCAACAATTAATCCACAACCTGACATTCGAAGAGATATTGCTGAGGTAGACCTCACATTAGTGGTTGACCCAGGTCGTCGTATTTATGTTCGACAGGTGGCTATTAGCGGAAATGCTAAGACGCGAGACGTCGTTATTCGTCGTGAGATGCGCCAATTTGAAAGTTCATGGTTTGATAGCGACAAGATCGATCTTTCTAAAAAGCGCTTGGGACGACTTGGTTATTTCACTGAAACAGATATCACTACTGAGGATGTTCCAGGGTCTCCAGATCAAGTAGATGTCAATGTGAAGGTGACCGAGAAGCCGACGGGCGCAATCACTTTGGGCGCAGGCTTTTCATCAACTGAAAAACTGATCTTATCGGCTGGTGTTAATCAAGATAATGCCTTTGGTACAGGCACATCGATTGGATTGAATGCAGCTTTAGGTAAGGTAAATCAAAATCTAACTTTATCTAATTATGATCCCTATTTCACCGAAGAGGGTATAAGTCGCTACACTGATTTTTACTATCGCTCTTCCAAGCCTCTTTATTACATTGGCGATCCTGACTATCAAATTAAATCCGTAGGTTCCAATATTAAGTTTGGTGTTCCGTACACCGAGGTCGATCGCGTCTTCTTCGGAACTGGTATTGAAGTATTTAGTATCTACGCCACCACGAATACACCAATTCCTTATCAAAATTATGTTACAAGTTACGGGGGAACGGTACCTGGTCGTTTGCAAACCTATAACGTTCCTCTTACAGTAGGCTGGGCTCGTGATGGTCGTGATAGCGCTTTAATTCCATCAGAGGGCTCTTTGCAACAACTATCGGCTGAAGTTGGAACCCCTATTGGCGACCTTACTTTCTACCGAGTTTATGGCCAGTACCAAAAATACCATTCTTTCTCTAAAGGCAATATCTTGTCATTTAATGGAGAAGTTGGTTATGGCGAAGCATATGGCAATAAGCTTTTTCCTATTACCAAAAACTATTTCGTAGGCGGCATTGGATCAGTGCGGGGCTACTCTCCAGGTTCCTTGGGTCCTCAGTACTACAACACGGTTACTAATTCTTATCAGCCAACAGGCGGTCAATCTAAGATTGTGGCGAACGTAGAGTACACCTTCCCCGTACCTGGTTCAGGGGTCGATAAAACATTGCGTATGTTTACTTTCGTTGACGGTGGTAACGCTTTTGGAGAAAACATTAATTTAGTCCTAAGGTACTCATATGGATTGGGTATATCATGGATATCACCGCTAGGACCTCTAAAATTTAGTTATGGTATTCCGTATAAGTCGCAGCCAACGGATAATATTCAACGTTTACAGTTCCAAGTCGGTACAGCGTTTTAA
- a CDS encoding phosphatidate cytidylyltransferase — MLRTRVITALVLLAVLLPTLFLLPPIYIGGFFLLALIAAAWEWSRLLSPGAERAAWLYALFCLGIILFLLGMQNASWQFALLLLAVIFWFFIAPFILAKGMNLVLQKLRPFYVVLGLILLPATWFALVFLRELGLIFLLTTMALVWVADIGAYFVGRAFGKRKLAVQISPGKSIEGAIGGLILCYVYAFTCVYFLTFESTLFGAWAIRFGWVPMFMMVTVLVAFSIFGDLFESQLKRLAGVKDSSHLLPGHGGVLDRVDALIPTMPIAALLAGFV, encoded by the coding sequence ATGTTAAGAACCCGAGTCATTACCGCCCTAGTACTGCTGGCGGTATTACTGCCCACTTTATTTTTGCTACCCCCGATTTATATTGGCGGTTTCTTTCTGCTTGCCTTAATAGCCGCCGCTTGGGAGTGGAGTCGTTTGCTTTCTCCAGGTGCTGAGCGTGCGGCTTGGTTGTATGCCTTATTTTGTTTAGGAATTATTTTATTTTTGCTTGGCATGCAAAATGCTTCTTGGCAATTCGCACTATTACTTCTGGCTGTTATCTTTTGGTTTTTTATCGCACCTTTTATTTTGGCGAAGGGTATGAATCTTGTCTTACAAAAGCTTCGCCCATTTTATGTAGTACTCGGATTAATTTTATTGCCCGCCACTTGGTTCGCTTTAGTGTTCTTGCGAGAACTGGGTCTGATCTTTTTGCTTACCACCATGGCATTGGTATGGGTTGCAGATATTGGCGCTTACTTTGTTGGTAGGGCATTTGGCAAGCGCAAGCTTGCAGTACAAATTAGTCCAGGAAAATCGATTGAGGGTGCGATAGGCGGGTTGATACTTTGTTATGTTTATGCATTTACATGCGTTTACTTCCTGACTTTTGAATCTACATTATTTGGTGCTTGGGCAATTCGGTTTGGTTGGGTTCCAATGTTCATGATGGTGACAGTATTAGTTGCCTTCAGTATTTTTGGCGACCTGTTTGAGTCTCAGCTCAAGCGTTTGGCGGGTGTTAAAGACTCTAGCCATCTGTTGCCAGGTCATGGTGGTGTATTGGATCGAGTGGATGCATTAATTCCGACGATGCCTATCGCTGCATTATTGGCAGGATTTGTGTAA
- a CDS encoding OmpH family outer membrane protein, which produces MKLYQSSKWIKVGIFAAVSVISAPQVFAQDAGTRVAVVNSEKVFNESNLAKAMQTRLQNEFTKRQNDLRDSAQKIKSAAEKLDRDAAVMNEAERVRRQRELADQDRELQRKQREFTEDLNQRTFEERAKIAEKANAVLKQIAEQRKIDIIVQEAAYVSPKADVTDDVIKALNSLK; this is translated from the coding sequence ATGAAGCTTTATCAATCTTCTAAATGGATTAAGGTGGGTATATTTGCTGCAGTGTCAGTTATATCTGCTCCACAAGTTTTTGCGCAAGATGCAGGCACACGTGTTGCTGTGGTCAACTCTGAGAAAGTATTCAACGAATCCAATCTTGCAAAAGCTATGCAAACTCGTTTGCAAAATGAATTTACTAAGCGCCAGAATGATTTACGAGATAGCGCTCAAAAAATTAAGTCAGCGGCTGAAAAGTTAGATCGTGATGCGGCTGTGATGAATGAAGCAGAACGCGTTCGTCGTCAGCGTGAGTTGGCCGATCAAGACCGTGAACTCCAACGCAAACAACGTGAATTTACAGAAGATCTTAATCAACGTACATTTGAAGAGCGTGCCAAGATTGCTGAAAAAGCGAATGCGGTCCTCAAACAAATTGCCGAACAAAGAAAAATCGACATTATTGTTCAAGAGGCGGCTTATGTGAGTCCCAAGGCTGATGTAACTGATGATGTCATCAAGGCTTTAAACAGCTTAAAGTAA